In bacterium, the genomic window GGTGAACGATCCCGGCAAACCGCTTTTTGATCGGGTCACCCAGAGCACCTATCCGCCCGGGTCCACATTTAAAATGGTGGCAGTGGCGGCCGCCTTGGACGAACACAAGTGCAGCCCCGGCTACACCGTGAGCTGTCATGGCAGTGTCACCATCGGCGGCAGCACGTTCAATTGCTGGTATGGCGCTGGCCACGGCAGTTTGAACATGGTGGATGCGCTCAAAGTGTCGTGCAACTCGTATTTCTATCAACTGGGTCTGTTGGTCGGCGTGGACGCTTGGGCCACGGCGGCGGAACAGATGGGCTTTGGCAGACGCACGGGCATCGATCTGCCCACCGAGGAACCGGGCGTGCTGCCGAACCGGACCTATCTCGACCGGGTTTTCGGCGTCAATGGATGGAGCAACGGCATGATGCTCAACCTGGCCATCGGCCAGGGAGATCTGTTGGTGACGCCCTTGCAAATGGCCCGCTTCGCCATGATCATCGCCAATCGCGGCTGGTGCGATCGACCGCACCTGGTGCATAAATTGTACGATCCAGCCCGCCATCAGTATTTCAAGCAGCAGATCGCCCGGGAGACCGCCGCGGTCACGGCGCAGTCCTTTGAGGTAATCCACGAGGGTATGTACCGGGTGGTCAACGCCGAGGGCGGCACCGGCCGCGCCAGTCGGCTGGATGAAGTCAAGGTCTGCGGCAAGACCGGCACGGCGCAGAACCCTCACGGCGAACCTCATGCGTGGTTCATCGGCTTTGCGCCGGCCCAGAATCCTAAAGTCGCCCTCTCTGTGCTGCTGGAGAATGCCGGCGGCGGCGGCGCCAATTCTGCTCCCCTGGCGGGCATGATGTTCAAGCGCTATTTCGCAAATCAACAGAAGCCGGCGGTTAACATGGCTACGCCGGATTCTCGAACCATCGCCCAACGATAGACAAGGGTCATGCTGATCCCTGAATTGAAAAGAGCTAAACTGGACCAGGTCATCCTGATCTGCGTGCTTTTACTCTGTCTGTTTTCGTTGCTGTCGGTGTACAGCGCCACGCACAGCAGCGATTCGCCGGTGGTGCGGGATAATTTCAACAAACAGCTGATCTGGATCGGCGTCGGGTTGATGATGTTTTATCTGGTCGCCCGCATTCCGCCGGTCATTTTCTATTCGAGCTGCTACGTCCTTTACGCTATATTAGTGTTCATGCTGTTGGTCTTGGATGCCTTCGGCATCATCGCCGGCGGCAGCAGACGGTGGTTCGAAATCGCCGGCGTCAAGATCCAGCCGTCCGAGTTCATGAAGCCGGTTTTGGTGATGACGCTGGCGCACTTTTTGTCGGTTGAGACCCATTCGCCCAACCGCTTGCGCTACCTACTGATGGTGTTTGGCCTGGCCTTGGTCCCGTTCGCCCTGGTCATCCAGCAGCCGGATCTGGGCACCTCGCTG contains:
- the rodA gene encoding rod shape-determining protein RodA — encoded protein: MLIPELKRAKLDQVILICVLLLCLFSLLSVYSATHSSDSPVVRDNFNKQLIWIGVGLMMFYLVARIPPVIFYSSCYVLYAILVFMLLVLDAFGIIAGGSRRWFEIAGVKIQPSEFMKPVLVMTLAHFLSVETHSPNRLRYLLMVFGLALVPFALVIQQPDLGTSLVYLAVLIPMLYWRGIDPFIIFVLAAPVVTFFASFNLLSFFIVILLITAVLYVSRRRKAVFVGVFLVNIAVGLVSPVLWNRLHAYQQRRVLTFLGLVSDPQGTGYQIIQSKVAIGSGGLLGKGLLHGTQTQLRFLPAQHTDFIFSVLAEEWGLLGSLA
- the mrdA gene encoding penicillin-binding protein 2, translating into MSSTVYNKNVVVGILAALFIALAVQLVNLQVIQRSKYLAHSNQNRMRRLRLEAPRGILYDRNGVILVENRPSYSVSAVPSETKNNPQVLQLLGQLLSEPAEKLGDRLKEADNPYLAVKLRRNVEYPLLVRLEERKLDLPGVSYEVETRRVYPTGIKAPHLFGYIGEISKSELDRRRKEGLIPGDLVGKTGLEKMYDHDLRGRPGYDFIEVDVMGREVRDIIDVGESPPLRGKDFYLTIDARLQMLGDSLLYGKRGAIVMMDCRDGGVLAICSKPDYDPEIFTGTLSNETWQTLVNDPGKPLFDRVTQSTYPPGSTFKMVAVAAALDEHKCSPGYTVSCHGSVTIGGSTFNCWYGAGHGSLNMVDALKVSCNSYFYQLGLLVGVDAWATAAEQMGFGRRTGIDLPTEEPGVLPNRTYLDRVFGVNGWSNGMMLNLAIGQGDLLVTPLQMARFAMIIANRGWCDRPHLVHKLYDPARHQYFKQQIARETAAVTAQSFEVIHEGMYRVVNAEGGTGRASRLDEVKVCGKTGTAQNPHGEPHAWFIGFAPAQNPKVALSVLLENAGGGGANSAPLAGMMFKRYFANQQKPAVNMATPDSRTIAQR